A genome region from Anopheles stephensi strain Indian chromosome 2, UCI_ANSTEP_V1.0, whole genome shotgun sequence includes the following:
- the LOC118504620 gene encoding band 7 protein AGAP004871-like isoform X8, translated as MKTRCTLTEADSIGCVEVLATVCSIVLMVLTLPISLFLCFKVVQEYERAVIFRLGRLRSGGARGPGVFFVLPCIDNYCKVDLRTVSFDVPPQEVLTRDSVTVSVDAVVYYRIRDPLNAVVQVANYSHSTRLLAATTLRNVLGTRNLSELLTEREAISHSMQVTLDEATDPWGVQVERVEIKDVSLPDSLQRSMAAEAEAAREARAKVIAAEGEMKSSRALKEASDIMCESPAALQLRYLQTLSSIAGEKNSTIVFPLPIELIGPLMNFTSSLGVQRTTAPLVQQQAQGVRSTTTSTSSPSADPGPQPPSE; from the exons ATGAAAACGCGTTGCACATTAA CCGAAGCCGATTCGATAGGATGCGTGGAAGTGCTGGCCACCGTGTGCTCGATCGTGCTGATGGTCCTGACCCTGCCCATCTCGCTGTTTCTCTGCTTCAAGGTCGTGCAGGAGTACGAGCGGGCCGTCATCTTTCGGCTCGGTCGATTACGTTCCGGCGGAGCACGCGGACCGGGTGTGTTCTTCGTCCTGCCCTGTATCGACAACTACTGCAAGGTTGATCTGCGTACCGTCTCGTTCGATGTGCCGCCCCAGGAAGTGTTGACGCGCGATTCCGTCACCGTGTCGGTTGATGCCGTCGTGTACTACCGCATTCGCGATCCGCTTAATGCCGTCGTGCAGGTTGCTAACTACAGCCATTCGACGCGGTTGCTAGCGGCTACCACCCTTCGCAATGTGCTCGGTACGCGAAATTTGTCCGAGTTGCTGACGGAGCGTGAAGCCATCTCACACTCGATGCAGGTCACGCTGGATGAGGCTACCGATCCTTGGGGTGTACAGGTAGAGCGTGTTGAAAT TAAGGACGTCTCCCTGCCGGACTCTCTGCAACGCTCGATGGCAGCGGAAGCTGAGGCGGCTCGTGAAGCCCGTGCCAAGGTGATCGCCGCGGAAGGTGAAATGAAATCGTCCCGCGCCCTCAAGGAAGCATCCGACATCATGTGCGAAAGTCCGGCCGCCCTTCAGCTACGCTATCTCCAAACACTTAGCAGCATCGCAGGGGAGAAAAATTCCACGATCGTGTTTCCGCTTCCGATTGAACTGATCGGTCCGTTGATGAACTTTACGTCCTCGTTGGGCGTGCAGCGTACCACTGCCCCGCtagtgcagcagcaggcacagGGTGTGCGGTCTACGACCACCAGCACATCGTCACCGTCGGCCGATCCGGGCCCGCAACCGCCATCCGAGTAG
- the LOC118504620 gene encoding band 7 protein AGAP004871-like isoform X3, translated as MYHAQHLQTQQLQPPNQQLTSQQQQDQVRWKVKTPMHSPQSTSEASRKQPYPRPQYYAEADSIGCVEVLATVCSIVLMVLTLPISLFLCFKVVQEYERAVIFRLGRLRSGGARGPGVFFVLPCIDNYCKVDLRTVSFDVPPQEVLTRDSVTVSVDAVVYYRIRDPLNAVVQVANYSHSTRLLAATTLRNVLGTRNLSELLTEREAISHSMQVTLDEATDPWGVQVERVEIKDVSLPDSLQRSMAAEAEAAREARAKVIAAEGEMKSSRALKEASDIMCESPAALQLRYLQTLSSIAGEKNSTIVFPLPIELIGPLMNFTSSLGVQRTTAPLVQQQAQGVRSTTTSTSSPSADPGPQPPSE; from the exons ATGTACCACGCACAGCATTTGCAAACACAGCAACTACAGCCACCAAATCAGCAGCTAAcctcgcagcaacagcaagatcAAGTGCGATGGAAAGTTAAAA CTCCGATGCACTCTCCGCAGAGTACTTCCGAAGCGTCTCGCAAGCAACCCTACCCTCGGCCACAATATTACG CCGAAGCCGATTCGATAGGATGCGTGGAAGTGCTGGCCACCGTGTGCTCGATCGTGCTGATGGTCCTGACCCTGCCCATCTCGCTGTTTCTCTGCTTCAAGGTCGTGCAGGAGTACGAGCGGGCCGTCATCTTTCGGCTCGGTCGATTACGTTCCGGCGGAGCACGCGGACCGGGTGTGTTCTTCGTCCTGCCCTGTATCGACAACTACTGCAAGGTTGATCTGCGTACCGTCTCGTTCGATGTGCCGCCCCAGGAAGTGTTGACGCGCGATTCCGTCACCGTGTCGGTTGATGCCGTCGTGTACTACCGCATTCGCGATCCGCTTAATGCCGTCGTGCAGGTTGCTAACTACAGCCATTCGACGCGGTTGCTAGCGGCTACCACCCTTCGCAATGTGCTCGGTACGCGAAATTTGTCCGAGTTGCTGACGGAGCGTGAAGCCATCTCACACTCGATGCAGGTCACGCTGGATGAGGCTACCGATCCTTGGGGTGTACAGGTAGAGCGTGTTGAAAT TAAGGACGTCTCCCTGCCGGACTCTCTGCAACGCTCGATGGCAGCGGAAGCTGAGGCGGCTCGTGAAGCCCGTGCCAAGGTGATCGCCGCGGAAGGTGAAATGAAATCGTCCCGCGCCCTCAAGGAAGCATCCGACATCATGTGCGAAAGTCCGGCCGCCCTTCAGCTACGCTATCTCCAAACACTTAGCAGCATCGCAGGGGAGAAAAATTCCACGATCGTGTTTCCGCTTCCGATTGAACTGATCGGTCCGTTGATGAACTTTACGTCCTCGTTGGGCGTGCAGCGTACCACTGCCCCGCtagtgcagcagcaggcacagGGTGTGCGGTCTACGACCACCAGCACATCGTCACCGTCGGCCGATCCGGGCCCGCAACCGCCATCCGAGTAG
- the LOC118504620 gene encoding band 7 protein AGAP004871-like isoform X6, which yields MTVAAMEATPSTSTQAVLINDDKRHTSAEADSIGCVEVLATVCSIVLMVLTLPISLFLCFKVVQEYERAVIFRLGRLRSGGARGPGVFFVLPCIDNYCKVDLRTVSFDVPPQEVLTRDSVTVSVDAVVYYRIRDPLNAVVQVANYSHSTRLLAATTLRNVLGTRNLSELLTEREAISHSMQVTLDEATDPWGVQVERVEIKDVSLPDSLQRSMAAEAEAAREARAKVIAAEGEMKSSRALKEASDIMCESPAALQLRYLQTLSSIAGEKNSTIVFPLPIELIGPLMNFTSSLGVQRTTAPLVQQQAQGVRSTTTSTSSPSADPGPQPPSE from the exons aTGACCGTTGCAGCGATGGAAGCAACACCCTCGACATCAACCCAAGCTGTCCTGATAAACGATGATAAACGGCACACTAGTG CCGAAGCCGATTCGATAGGATGCGTGGAAGTGCTGGCCACCGTGTGCTCGATCGTGCTGATGGTCCTGACCCTGCCCATCTCGCTGTTTCTCTGCTTCAAGGTCGTGCAGGAGTACGAGCGGGCCGTCATCTTTCGGCTCGGTCGATTACGTTCCGGCGGAGCACGCGGACCGGGTGTGTTCTTCGTCCTGCCCTGTATCGACAACTACTGCAAGGTTGATCTGCGTACCGTCTCGTTCGATGTGCCGCCCCAGGAAGTGTTGACGCGCGATTCCGTCACCGTGTCGGTTGATGCCGTCGTGTACTACCGCATTCGCGATCCGCTTAATGCCGTCGTGCAGGTTGCTAACTACAGCCATTCGACGCGGTTGCTAGCGGCTACCACCCTTCGCAATGTGCTCGGTACGCGAAATTTGTCCGAGTTGCTGACGGAGCGTGAAGCCATCTCACACTCGATGCAGGTCACGCTGGATGAGGCTACCGATCCTTGGGGTGTACAGGTAGAGCGTGTTGAAAT TAAGGACGTCTCCCTGCCGGACTCTCTGCAACGCTCGATGGCAGCGGAAGCTGAGGCGGCTCGTGAAGCCCGTGCCAAGGTGATCGCCGCGGAAGGTGAAATGAAATCGTCCCGCGCCCTCAAGGAAGCATCCGACATCATGTGCGAAAGTCCGGCCGCCCTTCAGCTACGCTATCTCCAAACACTTAGCAGCATCGCAGGGGAGAAAAATTCCACGATCGTGTTTCCGCTTCCGATTGAACTGATCGGTCCGTTGATGAACTTTACGTCCTCGTTGGGCGTGCAGCGTACCACTGCCCCGCtagtgcagcagcaggcacagGGTGTGCGGTCTACGACCACCAGCACATCGTCACCGTCGGCCGATCCGGGCCCGCAACCGCCATCCGAGTAG
- the LOC118504620 gene encoding band 7 protein AGAP004871-like isoform X7 has translation MKVVWKTSGGNILQAEADSIGCVEVLATVCSIVLMVLTLPISLFLCFKVVQEYERAVIFRLGRLRSGGARGPGVFFVLPCIDNYCKVDLRTVSFDVPPQEVLTRDSVTVSVDAVVYYRIRDPLNAVVQVANYSHSTRLLAATTLRNVLGTRNLSELLTEREAISHSMQVTLDEATDPWGVQVERVEIKDVSLPDSLQRSMAAEAEAAREARAKVIAAEGEMKSSRALKEASDIMCESPAALQLRYLQTLSSIAGEKNSTIVFPLPIELIGPLMNFTSSLGVQRTTAPLVQQQAQGVRSTTTSTSSPSADPGPQPPSE, from the exons ATGAAGGTGGTTTGGAAAACATCCGGCGGTAATATACTGCAAG CCGAAGCCGATTCGATAGGATGCGTGGAAGTGCTGGCCACCGTGTGCTCGATCGTGCTGATGGTCCTGACCCTGCCCATCTCGCTGTTTCTCTGCTTCAAGGTCGTGCAGGAGTACGAGCGGGCCGTCATCTTTCGGCTCGGTCGATTACGTTCCGGCGGAGCACGCGGACCGGGTGTGTTCTTCGTCCTGCCCTGTATCGACAACTACTGCAAGGTTGATCTGCGTACCGTCTCGTTCGATGTGCCGCCCCAGGAAGTGTTGACGCGCGATTCCGTCACCGTGTCGGTTGATGCCGTCGTGTACTACCGCATTCGCGATCCGCTTAATGCCGTCGTGCAGGTTGCTAACTACAGCCATTCGACGCGGTTGCTAGCGGCTACCACCCTTCGCAATGTGCTCGGTACGCGAAATTTGTCCGAGTTGCTGACGGAGCGTGAAGCCATCTCACACTCGATGCAGGTCACGCTGGATGAGGCTACCGATCCTTGGGGTGTACAGGTAGAGCGTGTTGAAAT TAAGGACGTCTCCCTGCCGGACTCTCTGCAACGCTCGATGGCAGCGGAAGCTGAGGCGGCTCGTGAAGCCCGTGCCAAGGTGATCGCCGCGGAAGGTGAAATGAAATCGTCCCGCGCCCTCAAGGAAGCATCCGACATCATGTGCGAAAGTCCGGCCGCCCTTCAGCTACGCTATCTCCAAACACTTAGCAGCATCGCAGGGGAGAAAAATTCCACGATCGTGTTTCCGCTTCCGATTGAACTGATCGGTCCGTTGATGAACTTTACGTCCTCGTTGGGCGTGCAGCGTACCACTGCCCCGCtagtgcagcagcaggcacagGGTGTGCGGTCTACGACCACCAGCACATCGTCACCGTCGGCCGATCCGGGCCCGCAACCGCCATCCGAGTAG
- the LOC118504620 gene encoding band 7 protein AGAP004871-like isoform X2 codes for MYHAQHLQTQQLQPPNQQLTSQQQQDQVRWKVKTHEPFAAPMHSPQSTSEASRKQPYPRPQYYAEADSIGCVEVLATVCSIVLMVLTLPISLFLCFKVVQEYERAVIFRLGRLRSGGARGPGVFFVLPCIDNYCKVDLRTVSFDVPPQEVLTRDSVTVSVDAVVYYRIRDPLNAVVQVANYSHSTRLLAATTLRNVLGTRNLSELLTEREAISHSMQVTLDEATDPWGVQVERVEIKDVSLPDSLQRSMAAEAEAAREARAKVIAAEGEMKSSRALKEASDIMCESPAALQLRYLQTLSSIAGEKNSTIVFPLPIELIGPLMNFTSSLGVQRTTAPLVQQQAQGVRSTTTSTSSPSADPGPQPPSE; via the exons ATGTACCACGCACAGCATTTGCAAACACAGCAACTACAGCCACCAAATCAGCAGCTAAcctcgcagcaacagcaagatcAAGTGCGATGGAAAGTTAAAA CACACGAACCGTTCGCAGCTCCGATGCACTCTCCGCAGAGTACTTCCGAAGCGTCTCGCAAGCAACCCTACCCTCGGCCACAATATTACG CCGAAGCCGATTCGATAGGATGCGTGGAAGTGCTGGCCACCGTGTGCTCGATCGTGCTGATGGTCCTGACCCTGCCCATCTCGCTGTTTCTCTGCTTCAAGGTCGTGCAGGAGTACGAGCGGGCCGTCATCTTTCGGCTCGGTCGATTACGTTCCGGCGGAGCACGCGGACCGGGTGTGTTCTTCGTCCTGCCCTGTATCGACAACTACTGCAAGGTTGATCTGCGTACCGTCTCGTTCGATGTGCCGCCCCAGGAAGTGTTGACGCGCGATTCCGTCACCGTGTCGGTTGATGCCGTCGTGTACTACCGCATTCGCGATCCGCTTAATGCCGTCGTGCAGGTTGCTAACTACAGCCATTCGACGCGGTTGCTAGCGGCTACCACCCTTCGCAATGTGCTCGGTACGCGAAATTTGTCCGAGTTGCTGACGGAGCGTGAAGCCATCTCACACTCGATGCAGGTCACGCTGGATGAGGCTACCGATCCTTGGGGTGTACAGGTAGAGCGTGTTGAAAT TAAGGACGTCTCCCTGCCGGACTCTCTGCAACGCTCGATGGCAGCGGAAGCTGAGGCGGCTCGTGAAGCCCGTGCCAAGGTGATCGCCGCGGAAGGTGAAATGAAATCGTCCCGCGCCCTCAAGGAAGCATCCGACATCATGTGCGAAAGTCCGGCCGCCCTTCAGCTACGCTATCTCCAAACACTTAGCAGCATCGCAGGGGAGAAAAATTCCACGATCGTGTTTCCGCTTCCGATTGAACTGATCGGTCCGTTGATGAACTTTACGTCCTCGTTGGGCGTGCAGCGTACCACTGCCCCGCtagtgcagcagcaggcacagGGTGTGCGGTCTACGACCACCAGCACATCGTCACCGTCGGCCGATCCGGGCCCGCAACCGCCATCCGAGTAG
- the LOC118504620 gene encoding band 7 protein AGAP004871-like isoform X4 → MRENRARPLAAARPRVMDTDCLSTESGGCECYVDVPEADSIGCVEVLATVCSIVLMVLTLPISLFLCFKVVQEYERAVIFRLGRLRSGGARGPGVFFVLPCIDNYCKVDLRTVSFDVPPQEVLTRDSVTVSVDAVVYYRIRDPLNAVVQVANYSHSTRLLAATTLRNVLGTRNLSELLTEREAISHSMQVTLDEATDPWGVQVERVEIKDVSLPDSLQRSMAAEAEAAREARAKVIAAEGEMKSSRALKEASDIMCESPAALQLRYLQTLSSIAGEKNSTIVFPLPIELIGPLMNFTSSLGVQRTTAPLVQQQAQGVRSTTTSTSSPSADPGPQPPSE, encoded by the exons ATGCGTGAAAATCGTGCCCGACCATTGGCGGCGGCCCGTCCGCGCGTCATGGACACCGATTGTCTCAGTACCGAGTCGGGCGGCTGCGAGTGCTATGTAGACGTCC CCGAAGCCGATTCGATAGGATGCGTGGAAGTGCTGGCCACCGTGTGCTCGATCGTGCTGATGGTCCTGACCCTGCCCATCTCGCTGTTTCTCTGCTTCAAGGTCGTGCAGGAGTACGAGCGGGCCGTCATCTTTCGGCTCGGTCGATTACGTTCCGGCGGAGCACGCGGACCGGGTGTGTTCTTCGTCCTGCCCTGTATCGACAACTACTGCAAGGTTGATCTGCGTACCGTCTCGTTCGATGTGCCGCCCCAGGAAGTGTTGACGCGCGATTCCGTCACCGTGTCGGTTGATGCCGTCGTGTACTACCGCATTCGCGATCCGCTTAATGCCGTCGTGCAGGTTGCTAACTACAGCCATTCGACGCGGTTGCTAGCGGCTACCACCCTTCGCAATGTGCTCGGTACGCGAAATTTGTCCGAGTTGCTGACGGAGCGTGAAGCCATCTCACACTCGATGCAGGTCACGCTGGATGAGGCTACCGATCCTTGGGGTGTACAGGTAGAGCGTGTTGAAAT TAAGGACGTCTCCCTGCCGGACTCTCTGCAACGCTCGATGGCAGCGGAAGCTGAGGCGGCTCGTGAAGCCCGTGCCAAGGTGATCGCCGCGGAAGGTGAAATGAAATCGTCCCGCGCCCTCAAGGAAGCATCCGACATCATGTGCGAAAGTCCGGCCGCCCTTCAGCTACGCTATCTCCAAACACTTAGCAGCATCGCAGGGGAGAAAAATTCCACGATCGTGTTTCCGCTTCCGATTGAACTGATCGGTCCGTTGATGAACTTTACGTCCTCGTTGGGCGTGCAGCGTACCACTGCCCCGCtagtgcagcagcaggcacagGGTGTGCGGTCTACGACCACCAGCACATCGTCACCGTCGGCCGATCCGGGCCCGCAACCGCCATCCGAGTAG
- the LOC118504620 gene encoding band 7 protein AGAP004871-like isoform X5 produces MYHAQHLQTQQLQPPNQQLTSQQQQDQVRWKVKTEADSIGCVEVLATVCSIVLMVLTLPISLFLCFKVVQEYERAVIFRLGRLRSGGARGPGVFFVLPCIDNYCKVDLRTVSFDVPPQEVLTRDSVTVSVDAVVYYRIRDPLNAVVQVANYSHSTRLLAATTLRNVLGTRNLSELLTEREAISHSMQVTLDEATDPWGVQVERVEIKDVSLPDSLQRSMAAEAEAAREARAKVIAAEGEMKSSRALKEASDIMCESPAALQLRYLQTLSSIAGEKNSTIVFPLPIELIGPLMNFTSSLGVQRTTAPLVQQQAQGVRSTTTSTSSPSADPGPQPPSE; encoded by the exons ATGTACCACGCACAGCATTTGCAAACACAGCAACTACAGCCACCAAATCAGCAGCTAAcctcgcagcaacagcaagatcAAGTGCGATGGAAAGTTAAAA CCGAAGCCGATTCGATAGGATGCGTGGAAGTGCTGGCCACCGTGTGCTCGATCGTGCTGATGGTCCTGACCCTGCCCATCTCGCTGTTTCTCTGCTTCAAGGTCGTGCAGGAGTACGAGCGGGCCGTCATCTTTCGGCTCGGTCGATTACGTTCCGGCGGAGCACGCGGACCGGGTGTGTTCTTCGTCCTGCCCTGTATCGACAACTACTGCAAGGTTGATCTGCGTACCGTCTCGTTCGATGTGCCGCCCCAGGAAGTGTTGACGCGCGATTCCGTCACCGTGTCGGTTGATGCCGTCGTGTACTACCGCATTCGCGATCCGCTTAATGCCGTCGTGCAGGTTGCTAACTACAGCCATTCGACGCGGTTGCTAGCGGCTACCACCCTTCGCAATGTGCTCGGTACGCGAAATTTGTCCGAGTTGCTGACGGAGCGTGAAGCCATCTCACACTCGATGCAGGTCACGCTGGATGAGGCTACCGATCCTTGGGGTGTACAGGTAGAGCGTGTTGAAAT TAAGGACGTCTCCCTGCCGGACTCTCTGCAACGCTCGATGGCAGCGGAAGCTGAGGCGGCTCGTGAAGCCCGTGCCAAGGTGATCGCCGCGGAAGGTGAAATGAAATCGTCCCGCGCCCTCAAGGAAGCATCCGACATCATGTGCGAAAGTCCGGCCGCCCTTCAGCTACGCTATCTCCAAACACTTAGCAGCATCGCAGGGGAGAAAAATTCCACGATCGTGTTTCCGCTTCCGATTGAACTGATCGGTCCGTTGATGAACTTTACGTCCTCGTTGGGCGTGCAGCGTACCACTGCCCCGCtagtgcagcagcaggcacagGGTGTGCGGTCTACGACCACCAGCACATCGTCACCGTCGGCCGATCCGGGCCCGCAACCGCCATCCGAGTAG
- the LOC118504618 gene encoding uncharacterized protein LOC118504618 → MPLAAVESAFLDQPTAVMMETPGKKRKRNAETNPFLNFTDQTFSIPSSTPIHNRQIDGSAFENPSFRVANKENYNMFSDSCMEVKSIADLASKRSNGYGCDTNPFEVVRKPPKKKKKQMHPGVGGSVSLEESCFENPGLNLAAADKQPVNPFEVPRDGDECKRKEAEELSRCFVNSALNIRGAESTERFNPFEIVRPKEGGLSEAPSRALPVPELSGIENPALEMPTYAIAVPFTPSLKHRINFQELVPNALTPCQMLANMVVCSPDPAKMGCAETQNKNATVTLAKRRSLSVISEESDIGEKLDCYQLELENSINEAKARKQRPGGGDTTPFSFSGTGHRRRSVRRSLIDMKHISNLSQRLHELEDNENDFTRLEDDEKMPPDAEEEDKENKQPVQEVAVEQTIEKKAENETSAETEVHCNQMTFTITKETTTTVREEIRIDVSNPDVQFEEVEDFEDEEQDVELLNNPAPFQRAYRKKEPLAERLPEETESDGFKRPLAAGGSQADGPGSQDNAPIKSHKVRDVIRRSFRRLIPRGQSNEPKDEEEKQATPAGESYGLISSIRHSLRRRQPKAKADEEDGNKQNVAEPSPLEMSIIAEQPRAVFRQPSLDQYKPIAAATGSNGSAGTLRNSLRRSTKDIRKQMMKSVFRKQTGDLDGDHHHGHHVGE, encoded by the coding sequence ATGCCTCTTGCTGCTGTGGAAAGTGCGTTCCTGGACCAACCGACAGCCGTAATGATGGAAACACCGGGCAAAAAGCGCAAACGAAACGCGGAAACGAATCCGTTCCTGAACTTTACCGACCAAACGTTCAGCATCCCTTCGTCCACTCCGATCCACAACCGGCAGATCGATGGCAGTGCGTTCGAGAATCCTTCGTTCCGCGTGGCGAACAAGGAAAACTACAACATGTTCTCGGACTCTTGCATGGAGGTGAAATCGATTGCGGACCTGGCATCGAAGCGTTCGAATGGTTATGGGTGCGATACTAACCCGTTTGAAGTGGTACGCAAACcgccgaagaaaaagaagaaacagatGCACCCGGGTGTCGGAGGATCGGTATCGCTGGAGGAAAGTTGCTTCGAGAATCCGGGACTGAATTTGGCCGCGGCCGATAAGCAACCGGTGAACCCGTTCGAGGTGCCCCGCGATGGTGACGAATGTAAGCGTAAGGAAGCGGAAGAACTGAGCCGTTGCTTTGTGAACAGCGCATTAAACATCCGCGGAGCGGAAAGCACCGAACGATTCAATCCGTTCGAAATAGTGCGTCCGAAAGAGGGAGGGCTGAGTGAGGCGCCGTCCCGCGCATTGCCCGTACCGGAACTGAGTGGGATTGAGAATCCTGCGCTGGAAATGCCCACGTACGCAATTGCCGTACCGTTCACGCCTTCACTGAAGCATCGTATTAATTTCCAGGAGCTTGTCCCGAACGCTCTGACTCCATGTCAAATGTTGGCCAACATGGTAGTATGCAGTCCCGATCCGGCGAAGATGGGATGCGCTGAGACGCAGAACAAGAACGCGACCGTTACGCTCGCCAAAAGACGTTCGCTTTCGGTTATTAGCGAAGAATCGGACATCGGGGAGAAGCTGGACTGCTACCAGCTGGAGCTGGAGAACAGCATCAATGAGGCGAAGGCAAGAAAGCAACGGCCAGGTGGTGGTGACACGACCCCGTTCTCGTTCAGCGGCACAGGTCATCGTCGTCGATCGGTAAGACGCAGCTTGATCGACATGAAACACATTAGCAATCTTTCGCAGCGGCTCCATGAGCTGGAAGACAATGAGAACGATTTTACAAGACTGGAAGATGATGAAAAGATGCCTCCGGATGCTGAAGAGGAAgataaggaaaacaaacagccaGTGCAGGAAGTCGCTGTTGAGCAAACGATCGAGAAAAAGGCTGAAAATGAAACATCCGCTGAGACTGAAGTACACTGCAACCAGATGACGTTCACCATTACCAAAGAGACGACGACCACGGTACGGGAAGAGATACGCATCGACGTGTCCAACCCGGACGTTCAGTTCGAGGAGGTTGAAGATTTTGAAGACGAAGAGCAGGACGTTGAGCTGTTGAACAATCCGGCACCGTTTCAGCGTGCGTATCGCAAGAAGGAACCACTCGCGGAAAGACTCCCGGAAGAGACGGAATCGGATGGGTTCAAGCGTCCACTAGCTGCCGGTGGTTCACAGGCCGATGGACCAGGATCGCAAGATAATGCACCGATTAAGTCACACAAAGTGCGTGACGTTATTCGCCGGAGCTTCCGTCGACTGATTCCCCGCGGCCAGTCGAACGAACCCAAGGACGAAGAAGAGAAGCAAGCTACACCGGCCGGAGAAAGTTATGGATTGATTTCCAGCATTCGGCACAGCTTAAGACGACGTCAGCCGAAGGCCAAGGCCGACGAAGAGGATGGCAACAAGCAAAATGTGGCGGAACCATCTCCGTTGGAGATGTCCATCATTGCTGAGCAACCGCGTGCAGTATTCCGTCAACCGTCGCTGGATCAGTACAAACCGatcgctgctgctactggctCAAACGGAAGCGCCGGCACACTGCGAAACAGTCTACGCCGCTCGACGAAAGACATTCGGAAGCAGATGATGAAATCGGTGTTCCGTAAGCAAACCGGAGATTTAGACGGTGATCACCACCATGGACATCACGTGGGTGAATAG
- the LOC118504620 gene encoding band 7 protein AGAP004871-like isoform X9, which translates to MVLTLPISLFLCFKVVQEYERAVIFRLGRLRSGGARGPGVFFVLPCIDNYCKVDLRTVSFDVPPQEVLTRDSVTVSVDAVVYYRIRDPLNAVVQVANYSHSTRLLAATTLRNVLGTRNLSELLTEREAISHSMQVTLDEATDPWGVQVERVEIKDVSLPDSLQRSMAAEAEAAREARAKVIAAEGEMKSSRALKEASDIMCESPAALQLRYLQTLSSIAGEKNSTIVFPLPIELIGPLMNFTSSLGVQRTTAPLVQQQAQGVRSTTTSTSSPSADPGPQPPSE; encoded by the exons ATGGTCCTGACCCTGCCCATCTCGCTGTTTCTCTGCTTCAAGGTCGTGCAGGAGTACGAGCGGGCCGTCATCTTTCGGCTCGGTCGATTACGTTCCGGCGGAGCACGCGGACCGGGTGTGTTCTTCGTCCTGCCCTGTATCGACAACTACTGCAAGGTTGATCTGCGTACCGTCTCGTTCGATGTGCCGCCCCAGGAAGTGTTGACGCGCGATTCCGTCACCGTGTCGGTTGATGCCGTCGTGTACTACCGCATTCGCGATCCGCTTAATGCCGTCGTGCAGGTTGCTAACTACAGCCATTCGACGCGGTTGCTAGCGGCTACCACCCTTCGCAATGTGCTCGGTACGCGAAATTTGTCCGAGTTGCTGACGGAGCGTGAAGCCATCTCACACTCGATGCAGGTCACGCTGGATGAGGCTACCGATCCTTGGGGTGTACAGGTAGAGCGTGTTGAAAT TAAGGACGTCTCCCTGCCGGACTCTCTGCAACGCTCGATGGCAGCGGAAGCTGAGGCGGCTCGTGAAGCCCGTGCCAAGGTGATCGCCGCGGAAGGTGAAATGAAATCGTCCCGCGCCCTCAAGGAAGCATCCGACATCATGTGCGAAAGTCCGGCCGCCCTTCAGCTACGCTATCTCCAAACACTTAGCAGCATCGCAGGGGAGAAAAATTCCACGATCGTGTTTCCGCTTCCGATTGAACTGATCGGTCCGTTGATGAACTTTACGTCCTCGTTGGGCGTGCAGCGTACCACTGCCCCGCtagtgcagcagcaggcacagGGTGTGCGGTCTACGACCACCAGCACATCGTCACCGTCGGCCGATCCGGGCCCGCAACCGCCATCCGAGTAG